In Nostoc sp. CENA543, a single genomic region encodes these proteins:
- a CDS encoding response regulator, translating to MLPEQQQRILGYFIEEARDHLNTIEQGLLNLQSTLNDPELINEVFRAAHSIKGGAAMLGLTSIQHTAHRLEDCFKVLKENPIQVDQKLESLFLGVSDTLKALLEQLSGPFGLSEETANTLMSETEPVFQWLNQHLELLVQQADAGVDTSNVNQPTAADSVSTLTAIIFGQNVATPTPADNTPAHQPVTATGNDRWSEFQAQVLQTLREMLQLFKQTATPESRQNLQQCCQQLVVLGQTWNLSNWCNLCKAATTAIGNTENSYITLAKIVITEIKQAQELVLQGRETDITISQQLEALWDSPDTALIEVAQNLLGDVPAAVIPSLATSTNNDSTSVPHEISSDSTEDFARDHTIDISADRVTSLTEVSEQLNFAAEVQIPTEQPVPENEITGNLFWENETTPFAHSATIETNGPEVGLAELNTLADLFEGETPELDESWQTDEVVEIAESSELGADISETIIQEFDNDIDDFLSLEGDDQESATSTTKNEDFGLFFGEDLSEPEKSPTAATNEQILPELTSDDDIDDFLAITAGDRVLPSVADRALNHDHNNIPEHEIIPDLPELNNLSDDFDNLFIEPEINTGTFEQANLILPQEEQVKTSSENLELENLFGNLEPDNQLSANTLETVNNLFDEQPITVLEFTAPSHNLDENLGETEHLLSSVGEHEIGKELEESLFAAAGEIFPGDEDSRNSGVEDFGSVDLDATFFQSQEDIDIILTADLTNSASLTETHVNSDNSQIEKPELSQSAEVLQFISDLNNQLAETSAIESPISFADLDVDVFTGNDGSDVILENLEPADDGLFSSTNDLNFQQEQDAQLVTNIAIDLDTNIEFSDTDESGASDLAANLLAIQNELPTTNLEEWAIPISELTDIVIDEITDDVNQGTIDNIFDTPFAEAPNLDFGDLSTSSIELTQTTIQDIPENLNLDMGEELLTTLDETTSDLDFGDFSTPSIELTQTTIQDIPENLNLDDELLTNLDATTSDLDFGDLSVPTSELTQTTIQDTSDNLNLDDELLTTLDETTSDLDFGDLSTPSELTQTTIQDTSDNLNLDDELLTTLDETTSDLDFGDFSTPSIELTQTTIQDIPENLNLDDELLTTLEETTSDLDFGDLSVPTSELTQTTIQDTSDNLNLDDELLTTLDETTSDLDFGDLSVPTSELTQTTIQDTSDNLNLDDELLTTLDETTSDLDFGDLSVPTSELTQTTIQDTSDNLNLDDELLTTLDETTSDLDFGDFSTPSIELTQTTIQDTSDNLNLDDELLTTLDETTSDLDFGDLSVPSSELTQTTIQDTSDNLNLDDELLTTLDETTSDLDFGDLSTTSESTPSNELINENPDNNSEEELGQSGLFEDEIGVINSINGIASETQTDSNKEDEFADLEALLEMESSPNNDINAIQDDDFAALEALLGEEDIPPKENVVKPEVISTDAPKFTPATPSNPSVLPVVQDEFSDLEQLLAQADQTISQSTPVKQPPAKLQRSSNRRQAKFEETMKVPVKQLDDMSNLVGELVVNRNTLEQDHERLRQSLDNLLVQVQQLSDVGARMQELYERSLLESSLLRSRKARETSFHSEDSDSDRGFSELEMDRFTPFHTLSQEMIELIVRVRESASDIDFVTEETERVARQFRQVTSQLQEGLTRARMVPFSQTIDRLRRGVRDNAIKYGKQVELMIEGGDTLIDKMILDHLTDPLTHMLNNAIAHGIETPDIRQAAGKVPGGIITIRAFHQGNQTVISVGDDGAGIDTDKIKTLALKRGLITQAQAKAMSRLEIYDLLFQAGFSTKDEADEISGRGVGMDVVRSEISEIRGIVNTDSTLGKGTTFTIRLPLTLSICKALCCVSDKARVAFPMDGVEDTLDIPIKNIQKNAEGQSYISWRDTILPFRPLKELLTFNRQLSRGNVYGGNRDDDMVSVVVVRSANTLLALQIDQVLSEQEIVIKQFEGPAPKPIGVAGATVLGDGRIMPIADVLELIDIFQGRMSKHSGGAPWQQASTPIVPEVQAEKIDPTVLIVDDSITVRELLSLTFNKAGYRVEQARDGQEAWDKLRSGLPCDIVFCDIEMPRCDGLELLSRIQKDPNLNHLPIAMLTSRGADKHRQMAIQLGASGYFTKPYLEEALLEAAVRMLKGEKLVNSSGS from the coding sequence ATGCTGCCTGAACAACAACAGCGAATTTTAGGCTACTTTATTGAAGAAGCCAGAGACCACCTCAACACCATTGAACAGGGGTTGCTCAATCTTCAAAGTACCTTAAATGACCCAGAACTGATTAACGAAGTTTTCCGCGCCGCACACTCTATTAAAGGTGGTGCAGCCATGCTGGGCTTAACTAGCATTCAGCATACCGCCCACCGTCTAGAAGATTGTTTTAAAGTTCTCAAGGAAAATCCGATTCAGGTTGATCAAAAACTAGAATCATTATTCCTTGGTGTATCTGACACTCTCAAAGCCCTACTCGAACAGTTAAGCGGCCCCTTCGGACTGTCGGAAGAAACGGCTAATACCTTGATGTCTGAGACAGAACCGGTATTCCAATGGCTGAATCAGCATCTAGAACTATTAGTGCAGCAAGCCGATGCTGGAGTAGACACATCAAATGTCAATCAACCAACTGCCGCAGATAGTGTCAGTACCCTCACAGCCATCATTTTCGGTCAAAATGTAGCGACTCCGACTCCCGCAGACAACACTCCTGCACACCAACCAGTGACAGCTACAGGGAATGATCGTTGGAGTGAATTTCAAGCCCAGGTTCTACAAACACTGCGGGAAATGTTGCAGTTGTTTAAACAAACAGCAACACCAGAATCTCGTCAAAATCTCCAGCAATGCTGTCAGCAGTTAGTTGTACTAGGTCAAACTTGGAATTTATCTAATTGGTGCAATTTATGTAAAGCCGCAACCACTGCTATTGGGAATACGGAAAATAGCTATATCACCTTAGCAAAGATTGTCATTACAGAGATTAAACAAGCACAAGAGTTAGTGCTGCAAGGTAGAGAAACTGATATTACTATTAGCCAACAACTAGAAGCACTTTGGGATTCTCCAGACACTGCTTTAATCGAAGTGGCTCAAAATCTGCTAGGTGATGTACCAGCCGCCGTCATACCATCACTAGCAACATCAACGAACAACGATTCTACATCTGTACCTCATGAAATCTCTTCAGACTCAACTGAGGATTTTGCTAGGGATCATACTATCGATATATCAGCAGATAGAGTCACTAGTTTAACTGAAGTCTCCGAACAGCTAAATTTTGCAGCAGAGGTACAAATCCCCACAGAACAACCTGTGCCTGAAAACGAGATTACTGGTAATCTGTTCTGGGAAAACGAAACTACACCATTTGCTCATAGTGCCACAATAGAGACGAATGGCCCAGAAGTGGGATTAGCTGAGTTAAATACCTTAGCTGATTTATTTGAAGGTGAAACACCAGAACTAGATGAAAGTTGGCAAACAGATGAGGTTGTAGAGATTGCAGAATCTAGTGAATTAGGGGCAGATATTAGTGAGACTATTATTCAAGAATTTGATAATGATATAGACGATTTTCTCTCATTAGAAGGAGATGATCAGGAGTCTGCAACTAGCACAACTAAAAATGAAGACTTCGGGTTATTCTTTGGAGAAGATCTATCAGAGCCAGAAAAATCGCCAACAGCAGCTACAAATGAGCAAATATTGCCAGAACTCACATCAGATGATGACATCGACGATTTTCTGGCAATTACAGCAGGCGATCGCGTTCTGCCCAGCGTAGCTGATCGCGCCTTAAATCATGATCATAACAACATTCCAGAACACGAAATCATTCCTGATTTACCGGAACTAAATAACCTATCAGATGATTTCGATAATTTATTTATAGAACCAGAAATAAATACTGGCACATTTGAGCAAGCTAATCTTATTCTTCCACAAGAAGAACAAGTAAAAACATCGTCAGAAAATCTAGAATTAGAAAATTTATTTGGAAATTTAGAACCTGATAATCAACTATCTGCCAATACATTAGAAACAGTTAACAATTTATTTGATGAACAGCCCATTACGGTATTAGAGTTTACTGCACCTAGTCACAATTTAGATGAAAATTTAGGAGAAACAGAACATTTATTATCATCTGTAGGTGAACATGAGATAGGAAAAGAGTTAGAAGAGAGTTTATTTGCTGCGGCTGGTGAAATTTTCCCTGGTGATGAAGATTCTAGAAATTCAGGTGTAGAAGATTTCGGATCAGTTGACTTAGATGCAACTTTCTTCCAGTCTCAAGAAGATATAGATATCATCTTAACAGCAGATTTAACAAACAGTGCCTCCCTTACAGAGACTCATGTTAATAGTGATAATTCTCAAATAGAAAAACCAGAATTATCTCAGTCCGCAGAAGTTTTACAGTTCATTTCTGATTTGAATAATCAGCTAGCAGAAACATCTGCAATAGAAAGTCCAATATCATTTGCTGACTTAGATGTTGATGTATTTACAGGTAATGATGGTTCTGATGTTATTCTGGAAAATCTAGAGCCAGCAGATGATGGTTTATTCAGCTCAACGAATGATCTCAATTTCCAACAGGAGCAAGATGCACAACTTGTAACGAATATAGCTATTGATCTAGATACAAATATTGAATTTTCTGATACTGATGAGAGTGGAGCATCTGATTTAGCTGCGAATTTACTAGCTATACAAAATGAATTACCCACAACTAATCTAGAGGAATGGGCTATTCCGATTAGTGAATTAACAGATATTGTTATTGATGAAATTACTGATGATGTTAACCAGGGAACTATTGATAACATTTTCGATACCCCATTTGCAGAAGCTCCTAACTTAGATTTTGGCGATTTATCTACTTCCAGCATTGAACTAACACAGACAACGATTCAAGACATACCAGAAAATCTCAATCTAGATATGGGTGAGGAATTATTAACCACCCTAGATGAGACAACATCTGATTTAGATTTTGGTGATTTCTCTACTCCTAGCATTGAACTAACACAGACAACGATTCAAGACATACCAGAAAATCTCAATCTAGATGACGAATTGTTAACCAACCTAGATGCAACAACATCTGATTTAGATTTCGGTGATTTATCTGTTCCCACTAGTGAACTAACACAGACAACGATTCAAGACACATCAGACAATCTCAATCTAGATGACGAATTATTAACCACCCTAGATGAGACAACATCTGATTTAGATTTTGGTGATTTATCTACTCCTAGTGAGCTAACACAGACAACGATTCAAGACACATCAGACAATCTCAATCTGGATGACGAATTGTTAACCACCTTAGATGAGACAACATCTGATTTAGATTTTGGTGATTTCTCTACTCCTAGCATTGAACTAACACAGACAACGATTCAAGACATACCAGAAAATCTCAATCTAGATGACGAATTGTTAACCACCTTAGAGGAGACAACATCTGATTTAGATTTTGGTGATTTATCTGTTCCCACTAGTGAACTAACACAGACAACGATTCAAGACACATCAGACAATCTCAATCTAGATGACGAATTATTAACCACCTTAGATGAGACAACATCGGATTTAGATTTTGGTGATTTATCTGTTCCCACTAGTGAACTAACACAGACAACGATTCAAGACACATCAGACAATCTCAATCTAGATGACGAATTATTAACCACCCTAGATGAGACAACATCTGATTTAGATTTTGGTGATTTATCTGTTCCCACTAGTGAACTAACACAGACAACGATTCAAGACACATCAGACAATCTCAATCTAGATGATGAATTATTAACCACCTTAGATGAGACAACATCTGATTTAGATTTTGGTGATTTCTCTACTCCTAGCATTGAACTAACACAGACAACGATTCAAGACACATCAGACAATCTCAATCTAGATGATGAATTATTAACCACCTTAGATGAGACAACATCGGATTTAGATTTTGGTGATTTATCTGTTCCCTCTAGTGAACTAACACAGACAACGATTCAAGACACATCAGACAATCTCAATCTAGATGATGAATTATTAACCACCTTAGATGAGACAACATCGGATTTAGATTTTGGTGATTTATCTACTACTAGTGAATCAACGCCTAGTAATGAATTAATTAATGAAAATCCAGATAATAACTCTGAAGAAGAACTAGGTCAATCAGGGTTGTTTGAGGATGAAATAGGGGTTATTAATTCGATAAATGGAATTGCTTCAGAAACACAAACAGACAGTAATAAGGAAGACGAATTCGCTGATTTAGAAGCATTATTAGAGATGGAATCATCTCCCAATAATGATATTAATGCTATTCAAGACGATGATTTTGCAGCATTAGAAGCATTGTTAGGGGAAGAAGATATTCCACCAAAAGAAAATGTAGTAAAACCAGAAGTAATTTCAACTGATGCACCAAAATTTACTCCAGCTACTCCTAGCAATCCAAGTGTATTGCCAGTAGTGCAAGATGAGTTTAGCGATTTGGAACAATTGCTGGCACAAGCAGATCAAACTATATCTCAGTCAACACCAGTAAAACAACCACCTGCCAAATTACAGCGTTCTTCTAATCGTCGCCAGGCGAAATTTGAAGAAACTATGAAAGTTCCAGTCAAGCAACTGGATGACATGAGTAACTTAGTGGGTGAATTGGTAGTTAATCGCAATACTTTAGAACAGGATCATGAAAGGTTGCGACAGTCTTTAGATAATTTGTTAGTGCAAGTGCAACAGCTCTCAGATGTGGGAGCAAGAATGCAAGAATTGTATGAGCGATCGCTTTTGGAATCATCTTTGTTACGTAGTCGTAAAGCCAGGGAAACGTCTTTCCACAGTGAAGACTCTGATTCCGATAGGGGTTTTAGTGAACTGGAAATGGATCGCTTTACTCCTTTCCACACACTGTCTCAGGAAATGATCGAGTTGATTGTGAGAGTCCGTGAGTCAGCTAGTGACATTGACTTCGTGACAGAAGAAACTGAGCGAGTGGCGCGACAGTTCCGTCAGGTAACAAGTCAACTGCAAGAAGGACTCACACGCGCGCGCATGGTTCCTTTTTCTCAGACAATTGATCGTTTGCGGCGTGGCGTGCGAGACAATGCCATCAAGTATGGTAAACAGGTGGAATTAATGATTGAAGGTGGCGACACCTTAATTGACAAGATGATTTTAGATCATCTCACCGACCCGTTGACCCATATGCTCAACAATGCGATCGCCCACGGAATTGAAACACCTGATATCAGACAAGCAGCTGGTAAAGTACCTGGAGGTATTATTACTATCCGTGCATTCCACCAAGGTAATCAAACAGTAATTTCTGTGGGTGATGATGGGGCAGGTATTGATACAGACAAGATTAAAACTCTAGCCTTGAAACGAGGCCTCATTACACAAGCCCAAGCAAAAGCAATGTCCCGTTTGGAAATCTATGATCTATTATTCCAAGCTGGATTTAGCACCAAAGACGAAGCCGATGAAATTTCTGGTCGTGGTGTCGGGATGGATGTGGTGCGTTCCGAAATTAGTGAAATTCGCGGCATAGTAAATACTGATTCTACTCTAGGTAAAGGAACAACCTTTACCATTCGTTTGCCACTCACCTTAAGTATTTGTAAAGCTTTATGTTGTGTTTCCGATAAAGCGAGGGTGGCTTTCCCGATGGATGGTGTGGAAGACACTCTTGATATCCCCATCAAAAATATCCAGAAAAACGCTGAGGGACAATCCTATATTTCCTGGCGCGATACTATCCTGCCATTCCGTCCTTTGAAAGAATTGTTGACCTTTAATCGCCAACTCAGTCGCGGTAATGTTTACGGCGGTAATCGAGATGATGATATGGTTTCTGTGGTGGTGGTGCGATCGGCAAATACTTTGTTGGCTCTTCAAATAGACCAAGTTTTAAGCGAACAGGAAATTGTAATCAAGCAATTTGAAGGCCCTGCACCCAAACCCATTGGGGTGGCGGGTGCGACGGTTTTGGGTGATGGTCGCATTATGCCGATTGCTGACGTACTGGAACTCATTGACATCTTCCAAGGACGGATGTCTAAACACAGTGGAGGCGCACCTTGGCAACAAGCATCTACTCCCATTGTGCCAGAGGTTCAGGCTGAGAAAATTGACCCCACTGTACTTATCGTTGATGACTCAATTACAGTCCGGGAATTGCTCTCACTCACCTTTAACAAAGCTGGGTATCGTGTGGAACAGGCGCGGGACGGTCAAGAGGCTTGGGATAAACTCCGGTCTGGGTTGCCTTGTGATATCGTCTTCTGTGATATTGAAATGCCCCGTTGCGACGGTCTGGAGTTGCTCTCACGCATTCAAAAAGACCCAAATCTCAACCACTTACCCATTGCTATGCTCACCTCACGGGGTGCGGATAAACACCGCCAGATGGCGATTCAGTTAGGTGCTAGTGGCTACTTTACAAAACCCTACCTAGAAGAAGCCTTACTAGAAGCTGCCGTGCGGATGTTGAAAGGTGAAAAATTAGTAAATAGTAGTGGTAGTTAA
- a CDS encoding methyl-accepting chemotaxis protein yields MAASIEDYVETYQQAYTAYAEQNYEVAATLIDQVVQNVPDDPNSHLLRGHIYYVLQQYDIAEVEYQKVLELTDDFELIGVAQKSLENISQYQQLIVEPLDSLESLDSPESIDIASTSDSLELASSELEDLGAIDSFDLSGFDLNGLETNQAVNAAEIALENPFEIPTDTLGSPSVPVSTLPMNDDPFAVDESADEQNLDISASEGLGELELPVFWQEEASTDSFEELQTDANFLDSSLESTPEDHNVIDSPFGEFETSANLNGQYKAAEFFNSTEGEISTESEEQLRENLSLEQEEIPESLTSTEDNDISIPDSSAAWLEKIADQEESFQAPSQMNGKFSPVEQSYSEEVKPEMQTFDIDESFDFEAFESAFGSESMAEDEDPSSILNKDNAKSNIEFLDDFDEFDDLGSIPGFDLADADSSFSDVMLSNSAELGSIAQPKVEPITNPASDRDEELFSITGSQESVPVFTQADVAKVEPQVSTEQGWLAPLENASLDAKPWLVGGAVGVFSALVVATVSFASTSFSPPQQRETVRNTGWAMSLAAGITGFATAAFMGNLTLKQMRRTTKDLQAQFDAVRHGNLNVQATVYSEDELGQLAAGFNEMARVILTTTFEAQRKADEQEEAKENLQRQVIRLLDDVEGAARGDLTVQAEVTADVLGAVADAFNLTIQNLRDIVQQVTVAAKEVTKGATNSETFATALSSDALRQAEELAVTLNSVQVMTDSIQRVAEAAREAEAVARDASTIALKGGEAVENTVAGILEIRETVAETTRKVKRLAESSQEISKIVALISQIASRTNLLALNASIEAARAGEAGRGFAIVADEVRQLADKSAKSLKEIEQIVMQIQSETGSVMTAMEEGTQQVIKGTKLAEEAKRSLENIIQVANRIDGLVRSITSDTVEQTETSRAVAQVMQSVELTAQETSQEAQRVSGALQNLVGVSRDLIASVERFRVDTMQTK; encoded by the coding sequence ATGGCAGCGAGTATAGAAGATTACGTCGAAACATATCAACAGGCTTACACAGCCTACGCGGAACAAAACTATGAAGTTGCCGCTACTTTAATCGATCAGGTGGTGCAGAATGTCCCAGATGACCCGAACTCCCATTTATTGCGGGGTCACATCTACTATGTTTTGCAACAATACGATATAGCAGAAGTAGAATATCAAAAAGTTTTGGAATTAACTGATGATTTTGAATTGATTGGGGTAGCACAAAAGAGTTTAGAGAATATTAGCCAATATCAACAACTAATCGTAGAGCCACTTGATTCTCTAGAATCACTTGATTCTCCTGAATCAATTGATATCGCAAGTACATCTGATTCTCTAGAATTGGCATCATCAGAATTAGAAGATTTAGGAGCTATCGATAGTTTTGATCTCAGTGGCTTTGATTTAAATGGTTTGGAAACTAACCAAGCTGTCAATGCCGCAGAAATTGCCCTAGAAAACCCCTTTGAAATTCCTACAGATACCCTGGGATCACCATCAGTGCCAGTATCGACACTGCCGATGAATGATGATCCTTTTGCGGTAGATGAGTCAGCAGATGAGCAGAATTTAGATATCTCCGCCTCAGAAGGGTTAGGAGAATTAGAATTACCTGTTTTTTGGCAAGAAGAAGCATCAACAGATAGTTTTGAAGAGTTACAAACGGATGCTAATTTTTTAGATAGTAGCTTAGAGTCTACACCTGAAGACCACAATGTTATCGATTCACCCTTTGGAGAATTTGAGACATCCGCCAATCTCAATGGACAATACAAAGCGGCGGAATTCTTCAATTCCACAGAGGGAGAAATATCAACTGAGTCAGAGGAACAACTGAGAGAGAATTTGTCCTTAGAGCAGGAGGAAATTCCAGAAAGTCTGACATCAACAGAGGATAATGATATCTCGATTCCTGACTCTAGTGCAGCTTGGTTAGAAAAAATCGCTGATCAAGAAGAATCCTTCCAGGCTCCCTCACAGATGAATGGTAAGTTCTCTCCAGTGGAACAGTCATATTCAGAGGAAGTTAAGCCAGAAATGCAAACTTTCGATATTGATGAAAGTTTCGATTTTGAAGCCTTTGAGTCAGCTTTTGGTTCAGAAAGTATGGCAGAGGATGAAGATCCTAGCAGTATCCTCAATAAAGATAATGCCAAAAGTAATATCGAATTTTTAGACGACTTTGATGAATTTGATGATTTAGGTAGTATTCCAGGATTTGATCTGGCTGATGCCGATTCTAGCTTTAGTGATGTGATGCTTTCCAATTCTGCGGAACTTGGTAGTATTGCCCAGCCTAAAGTAGAACCTATCACGAATCCAGCGAGCGATCGCGATGAAGAACTCTTTAGCATCACTGGTTCGCAAGAATCAGTACCCGTATTTACCCAAGCGGATGTCGCCAAAGTCGAACCCCAAGTCAGCACTGAGCAAGGCTGGTTAGCTCCCTTAGAAAATGCTAGCCTCGATGCCAAACCTTGGTTAGTTGGGGGAGCGGTGGGCGTGTTCTCCGCTTTGGTAGTGGCAACAGTCAGCTTTGCATCCACAAGTTTTTCCCCTCCCCAACAACGGGAAACAGTACGCAATACTGGTTGGGCAATGTCCCTAGCCGCAGGGATCACAGGTTTTGCCACGGCTGCTTTTATGGGTAATCTCACCCTCAAGCAAATGCGCCGCACTACCAAGGATTTGCAAGCCCAATTTGATGCTGTGCGCCACGGTAATTTGAATGTGCAAGCCACGGTATATTCCGAAGATGAACTAGGACAATTAGCGGCTGGCTTTAATGAGATGGCGCGGGTAATTTTAACTACCACCTTTGAAGCGCAACGCAAAGCTGATGAACAAGAAGAAGCGAAAGAAAACCTACAACGCCAAGTAATTCGCCTCTTGGACGACGTAGAAGGCGCAGCTAGAGGGGATTTAACAGTCCAAGCAGAAGTAACAGCCGACGTATTGGGCGCGGTAGCCGATGCCTTTAACCTCACAATTCAAAACCTGCGGGATATTGTGCAGCAGGTAACAGTCGCCGCCAAGGAAGTAACCAAGGGTGCAACCAACTCGGAAACCTTTGCTACCGCCTTATCTAGTGATGCTTTAAGACAAGCTGAAGAATTAGCAGTCACTTTAAATTCTGTGCAGGTGATGACTGACTCAATTCAACGGGTGGCAGAAGCGGCACGAGAAGCCGAAGCTGTAGCCCGTGATGCCAGTACGATCGCGCTCAAAGGCGGTGAAGCTGTAGAAAACACCGTGGCGGGGATTTTGGAAATTCGGGAAACTGTAGCTGAAACTACCCGTAAGGTGAAACGATTAGCGGAATCCTCCCAAGAAATTTCCAAGATTGTGGCCTTAATCTCTCAAATTGCCTCCCGCACCAACTTACTGGCACTCAATGCCAGTATTGAGGCAGCGAGAGCCGGAGAAGCGGGACGGGGGTTTGCCATTGTGGCAGATGAAGTCCGTCAGTTAGCGGATAAATCAGCCAAATCCTTAAAAGAAATTGAGCAAATCGTGATGCAAATCCAAAGCGAAACAGGCTCAGTAATGACCGCAATGGAAGAAGGTACACAACAGGTAATTAAAGGCACAAAACTAGCTGAAGAAGCCAAGCGATCGCTCGAAAATATCATTCAAGTAGCAAATCGCATTGATGGCTTAGTGCGCTCAATTACCAGCGACACCGTAGAACAGACGGAAACCTCCCGTGCTGTTGCCCAGGTAATGCAATCAGTAGAACTCACAGCCCAAGAAACATCCCAAGAAGCACAACGAGTTTCCGGCGCACTACAAAACTTAGTGGGTGTATCCCGTGACTTGATTGCTTCTGTAGAACGTTTCCGGGTAGACACCATGCAAACAAAGTAA
- a CDS encoding chemotaxis protein CheW, with protein sequence MVSKPDFLNGSGQDHFRPEFQVESPEGELHLRFYIPSHQEFALPATGIREVMELSPDRITPIPNASPLLLGTLNLRGRVIWVADLGQFLGEATPLNTDKAEISVIAVQEQDTIVGLAVDAIGGMDWLDVQNLMPPTNIPDTMTPFLRGEWLLDPKNNQCLRLLDPMAILRSARWAG encoded by the coding sequence ATGGTTAGCAAACCGGACTTTTTAAATGGCAGTGGTCAAGATCACTTTCGTCCTGAATTTCAAGTAGAAAGTCCTGAAGGTGAGTTACATTTGCGGTTTTACATTCCCTCGCATCAGGAGTTTGCACTACCCGCAACTGGTATCCGAGAAGTTATGGAATTAAGTCCTGATAGAATTACCCCGATTCCTAATGCTTCTCCTTTACTTTTGGGTACTCTAAATCTACGAGGTCGAGTAATTTGGGTAGCCGATTTGGGTCAATTTTTAGGGGAAGCAACTCCTTTAAACACAGACAAAGCAGAGATTTCGGTAATTGCTGTGCAAGAACAAGACACTATTGTCGGTTTAGCAGTGGATGCAATTGGTGGTATGGATTGGCTGGATGTTCAAAATCTGATGCCACCTACCAACATACCGGATACCATGACTCCCTTTTTGCGTGGAGAGTGGCTATTAGACCCGAAGAACAATCAGTGTCTAAGGCTACTAGATCCGATGGCAATTTTGCGGAGTGCGCGGTGGGCAGGATGA
- a CDS encoding response regulator transcription factor: MSTVLIVEDSLAQREMITDLLKASGLKVTHATDGLEALESIQTEPPDLVVLDIVMPRMNGYEVCRRLKSDPKTQNVPVVMCSSKGEEFDRYWGMKQGADAYIAKPFQPTELVGTVKQLLRG, encoded by the coding sequence ATGAGTACAGTTTTAATTGTGGAAGACAGTCTTGCCCAAAGGGAGATGATTACAGACCTCCTGAAAGCCAGTGGTTTAAAAGTCACCCATGCCACTGACGGACTAGAAGCATTGGAGTCAATTCAAACTGAACCTCCTGATCTGGTGGTTTTAGATATTGTCATGCCCCGCATGAATGGCTACGAAGTTTGTCGGCGATTAAAGTCAGACCCCAAAACTCAAAACGTTCCCGTCGTCATGTGTTCTTCTAAAGGAGAAGAATTTGACCGCTACTGGGGGATGAAACAAGGGGCGGATGCTTACATAGCTAAACCGTTTCAACCAACCGAGTTGGTGGGAACAGTCAAACAACTGCTGCGAGGGTAA